In Methanosarcinales archaeon, a single window of DNA contains:
- a CDS encoding nucleotidyltransferase yields MRRKTATMGDHSILLYESDRWDMLSSLRKKAASIMYALRDAGLDGLIHGSVARGDVSSGSDIDIVIPWVVQSFRVELALDDVGITGRKLVQATPNGLIKAHIYLPDNAMVTFPLIQPTDRELDFYSFGGQLGLDDLDDIINNRVPGVDKRLMLIEPTPEGHVESPLSDLSPGVVARKVGVGLDIVEERIRVLMRRARVGTTGIYLDRTLAPDEGFEAVLQEIIAGDSLVRRRVRK; encoded by the coding sequence ATGCGCCGCAAGACCGCTACAATGGGAGATCATTCGATCCTTCTCTATGAGTCTGATAGATGGGATATGCTGAGCAGCCTTAGGAAAAAAGCTGCCAGTATCATGTATGCATTACGGGATGCAGGATTGGATGGCCTGATCCATGGTAGTGTGGCAAGAGGTGATGTATCCTCTGGTAGTGATATCGATATCGTGATACCATGGGTGGTGCAATCCTTCAGGGTGGAGCTGGCACTGGATGATGTTGGGATCACAGGTAGAAAGCTCGTGCAGGCAACACCCAATGGTCTCATTAAAGCTCACATCTATCTGCCTGATAATGCTATGGTCACGTTTCCCCTGATCCAGCCGACAGATAGGGAACTGGATTTCTATAGTTTTGGGGGCCAGCTGGGTCTTGATGACCTGGATGATATTATTAATAACCGTGTGCCTGGTGTAGATAAACGATTGATGCTGATCGAACCTACACCAGAAGGACATGTGGAATCACCCCTATCAGACCTATCACCCGGTGTTGTAGCCAGGAAAGTGGGTGTAGGGCTGGATATTGTAGAGGAAAGGATCAGGGTGCTGATGAGGCGGGCACGGGTGGGTACTACAGGTATCTATCTTGATAGAACGCTGGCTCCGGATGAAGGGTTCGAGGCTGTTCTGCAGGAGATCATCGCAGGGGATTCACTGGTACGCAGGCGGGTAAGGAAGTGA